One genomic window of Coffea eugenioides isolate CCC68of chromosome 1, Ceug_1.0, whole genome shotgun sequence includes the following:
- the LOC113763507 gene encoding serine/arginine-rich SC35-like splicing factor SCL30A — MRGRSYSPSPPRGYGRRGRSPSPRGRYGGRARDAPTSLLVRNLRHDCRPEDLRRPFGQFGPIKDTYLPRDYYTGEPRGFGFVQYVDPADAGEAKYQMDGQVFQGRQLTVVFAEENRKKPMEMRARERVGRGRHSDRRRSPVRYSRSPQYSRSPPSRYARSRSRSRDYYSPPPKRRQSSRSISPQERRYSRERSYSRSPARERSPPPYDGPRSRSRSPVRELSPPYNGSRSRSRSPVRGQSRGRSPSRSRSRSADPVDYRRDLDRDGSPYH; from the exons atgagGGGAAGGAGTTATAGTCCTTCACCACCAAGGGGTTATGGTAGAAGAGGAAGGAGCCCAAGCCCTAGGGGTCGATATGGTGGTCGTGCCAGAGATGCTCCTACAAGTCTCTTAGTTCGCAACCTTCGTCATGATTGTAG GCCAGAAGACCTCAGGAGGCCATTTGGACAATTTGGACCCATTAAAGATACCTACTTGCCGAGGGATTATTACACTGG TGAACCGCGAGGCTTTGGCTTTGTCCAATATGTGGATCCTGCTGATGCTGGCGAAGCTAAATATCAGATGGATGGGCAGGTGTTTCAAGGCAGGCAATTGACAGTTGTATTTGCTGAGGAGAACAGGAAAAAACCAATGGAAATGAGAGCCAGGGAGCGAGTAGGAAG GGGTCGTCACTCTGATCGAAGGCGTTCTCCTGTGCGTTATTCACGTTCCCCTCAATATTCTCGATCTCCACCCTCTCGCTATGCAAGGTCTCGTTCTCGAAGTCGTGATTATTATTCACCTCCTCCGAAGAGAAGACAGTCCTCAAG ATCTATCTCACCCCAAGAGAGGAGGTACAGTCGTGAGAGGTCATACTCCCGTTCTCCAGCAAGGGAACGTTCTCCTCCACCCTATGATGGCCCAAGGAGTCGCAGCAGGAGCCCTGTCAGGGAGCTTTCTCCACCATACAATGGGTCAAGGAGCCGCAGCAGAAGTCCAGTTAGGGGTCAAAGCCGGGGCAGGAGCCCGAGCCGTAGTAGAAGCAGGAGCGCTGATCCTGTGGATTACCGAAGGGACCTTGATAGGGATGGTTCTCCCTATCACTGA